From the Deinococcus sonorensis KR-87 genome, the window CCGGCGCTGGTCGCCCGCTACCTCAACGTGCTGCTGGACGGCGACTACACCGCCGCGCTCACCGACTTCCTGGGCCGCCCCTCGGTGAAGGCGGCGCTGCCGGCCGGCTTCACCACCCAGGCGGACGCGTACGACCTGCGGCTCCAGTCCAGCGGAGCGGGCCTGCAGGTCCGGGTGTCGCTGCACCAGCAGAGCGGCTTTGCGCCGGTTCCGGTGGCCCGCACCCTGGGCAGCGCTGCGGCACCCATCGTGGTGCGGCTCTACAGCGATTTCCAGTGCCCCTTCTGCCAGAAGGCCGAGCTGGAGGCGCTGCCGGCCGTGCTGCGGCAGCTCGGTCCGGACGTGCGCTTCGAGTTTCATCACCTGCCTTTAGAACGGCTGCACCCCAACGCCCGCTCGGCCGCCGAAGCCAGCGTGTGCGCGGAGCAGCAGGGCAAGTTCTGGCCGTTCAAGGATGCGCTGTTTCGCCGCAACGACTGGCAGCGTGCCGACAGTCCGGTGGCCGCCTACCGGGCTGTGGCGGCCCAGGTGGGGCTGAATCTGGACCAGTACCAGCGCTGTGTGGCCAGCCGCGCCGGTCGGGCGGAGGTGGACGCTGGGCTGGCCGAGGCAGACCGGCTGGAGGTGTCCGGCACCCCCACGGTCTTCGTGAACGGCTACACGGTGCCGGACCCCTACGACGCGGCCAGCTATCAGCAGCTGATCGAGTTCGTGCGGGCCCGGTGAGGGGGGTGGGGGAGACCGCATGGAAGGCCTGACACTCGCGGCGGCCTTGGCGCAGCTGCAGCCGCTGCTGCCGGCCCGCACGCTCGGCTGGGCGTTTCCGGACGAGACCACGGCGGCGCTGCTGCTGGAGGGGCACGGCAACCTGGTATTCAGCTACCGGCCGCCTCAGCCGGTGGTCTACCTCAGCCGTGAGCGCCTGCGCGGCGAGCCGCACAACCCGTTCCAGCGGCTGCTGGTGGCCCGCGTGCGCGGCGACCTAACCTCGGCCGAGCAGCTCAAGCTCGACCGGGTCGCGCAGTTTTGGCTGTCCGGCGAGTCGGGCTTCGTGGACGTGCCCCCGGCGCGGCTGCTGTTCGAGTTGACCGGACGCAACTGCAACCTGCTGGTGCTGGACGATGCCACCGGCTGGGAAGGGCGCATCGTGGCCGCCGGGCGCGAGATCACCGGCAGCCGCAACCGTTTCCGCACGGTCCGCAGCGGGGGCCAGTACACGCCGCCACCGCCGTACGACAAGCTGGACCCCCGCACGATGAGCCCCCAGGACGCCGAAGCGCTCCGGACCCTGCCGCTGTCCCGCTGGCGCGAACGCATTGACGGCCTGGGCACGGTGCTGGGCGCCGAACT encodes:
- a CDS encoding DsbA family protein → MPTASLRRSLTVLALAALSSVSVFAQVGAPVARLLQQPAFHGFQQAGAQLSGPGGVRVQLTPRGRFLEQATLTVPSADPALVARYLNVLLDGDYTAALTDFLGRPSVKAALPAGFTTQADAYDLRLQSSGAGLQVRVSLHQQSGFAPVPVARTLGSAAAPIVVRLYSDFQCPFCQKAELEALPAVLRQLGPDVRFEFHHLPLERLHPNARSAAEASVCAEQQGKFWPFKDALFRRNDWQRADSPVAAYRAVAAQVGLNLDQYQRCVASRAGRAEVDAGLAEADRLEVSGTPTVFVNGYTVPDPYDAASYQQLIEFVRAR